Proteins encoded by one window of Salvia splendens isolate huo1 chromosome 7, SspV2, whole genome shotgun sequence:
- the LOC121810833 gene encoding replication protein A 70 kDa DNA-binding subunit D-like: protein MSPFVTCLTNLSKAITTSTIKVRCVRRYEGVPEDKNDNSLECVLHDIEGTRIQASFTNNIMKKLASPLREGCVFYIKNFLVQNNTLKNKATNHQFRLVMNSYTEVFEVKDLTFPRMMFAFKPFPEISLLRQYDDIAFFDVIGVITNPGKEVKQSKYRLIEIEISDEQHNKIFCTIWESNVDSYKEDFKKSKGTIPIVIVQICKTNLFRGEMRISTHFQASKVLINPELDEVTAFRKRIEGDERFIPYGSLGQVGPFISSEFENLTVKSLEDLECLEDGLYWVFGKIVSVEAHYDTWYYMSCKTCFKKVEAEDNKFNCSVCKSTYSHAYRRYRFIVNIVDDTSNTSLLVWDREGIQLIGKKVYEFIGADNQILPVEDIAKEIAKKLVGQSVLFKLQFRNQLEYYKSYPHTVNKVCNIPHVVEKYTPQLLGSQEVRKELKLSDLIFGSDLPEVSQKSFVTPDLSSVTNEINHERNIEGSVKRCLEDDFNCCDDIVGCQKNKNQKVSKE, encoded by the exons ATGTCGCCTTTTGTAACATGCTTAACTAATCTTTCCAAGGCAATCACTACCTCAACCATCAAAGTAAGATGTGTCCGTAGGTATGAAGGGGTTCCCGAAGATAAGAATGATAACAGCCTAGAGTGTGTGTTGCATGATATTGAG GGGACAAGAATACAAGCATCATTTACTAATAACATCATGAAAAAGCTGGCCTCTCCACttagggaaggttgtgtgttttatattaaaaattttttGGTGCAGAATAACACTCTAAAAAACAAAGCTACAAACCACCAGTTTAGGCTGGTGATGAATAGCTACACTGAGGTGTTTGAGGTTAAAGATTTGACATTTCCTAGAATGATGTTTGCTTTCAAGCCATTCCCTGAAATTTCCCTATTGAGACAGTATGATGACATAGCTTTTTTTG ATGTTATTGGAGTTATCACTAATCCAGGAAAAGAGGTCAAGCAATCTAAGTACAGGCTTATTGAGATTGAAATCAGTGATGAACA gcataataaaatattttgtacaATTTGGGAATCAAATGTTGATTCTTACAAGGAAGATTTCAAAAAGAGTAAAGGAACCATTCCCATTGTTATTGTTCAAATTTGCAAGACTAATTTATTCAGAG GTGAAATGAGAATATCGACACACTTTCAAGCGTCGAAGGTTCTAATTAATCCAGAATTAGATGAAGTTACTGCTTTTAGGAAAAG AATTGAAGGTGATGAGAGATTTATTCCCTATGGTTCTTTGGGTCAAGTTGGACCATTCATTAGCAGTGAGTTTGAAAATCTTACAGTGAAGTCTCTTGAGGATTTAGAATGTCTAGAG GATGGTTTATATTGGGTTTTTGGAAAGATTGTATCTGTGGAAGCACATTATGATACATGGTATTACATGTCATGTAAGACCTGTTTTAAGAAGGTGGAGGCAGAGGATAACAAGTTTAACTGTTCAGTATGTAAGAGCACCTATTCCCATGCTTATAGAAG GTATAGATTTATTGTCAATATTGTTGATGATACAAGCAACACTTCACTTTTAGTGTGGGATAGGGAGGGGATCCAACTGATAGGAAAAAAGGTTTATGAATTCATAGGAGCTGATAATCAG ATTTTGCCAGTGGAGGACATTGCTAAAGAAATAGCAAAGAAGCTGGTGGGGCAGAGTGTGTTGTTCAAGCTCCAATTCAGAAATCAGTTGGAGTATTACAAATCTTATCCACATACTGTGAACAAAGTATGCAATATTCCTCATGTTGTTGAGAAGTATACCCCTCAACTGCTTGGTTCGCAGGAAGTTAGGAAAGAACTAAAGTTATCTGATCTAATTTTTGGTTCTGATCTTCCAGAG gTATCTCAGAAAAGTTTTGTTACTCCGGATTTGTCAAGTGTAACAAATGAGATTAATCATGAACGCAACATTGAAGGCTCTGTTAAGAGGTGTTTGGAGGATGATTTTAATTGTTGTGATGATATTGTTGGCTGTCAGAAGAACAAGAATCAAAAAGTCAGCAAGGAGTAA